The Lysobacter enzymogenes genome window below encodes:
- a CDS encoding L,D-transpeptidase family protein, which translates to MLRYAAVLIAAAMTLTACATRADRAGDDAVQPQLVLVTTADWNATQGRLQRYLFEGGQWLAVGAPVEVSIGRNGAAWGRGLRAAPDDGGPRKKEGDGRAPAGLFAVGTAFGYGDSAQTAMAYAPMSASHYCIDVPDSPLYDRIVDARQVGSEAVKGSTEPMRRDLHADGDPRYRLGFVIAHNPAHIPGAGSCIFAHLWRTPGEPTAGCTAMDEAAMNELLAWLRPQARPLFALLPQAQYRAVWKDWGLPAPVAE; encoded by the coding sequence ATGCTCCGCTACGCCGCCGTGCTGATCGCCGCCGCCATGACCCTCACCGCCTGCGCCACCCGCGCCGACCGCGCCGGCGACGACGCGGTGCAGCCGCAACTCGTGCTGGTCACCACCGCCGATTGGAACGCCACTCAGGGACGCTTGCAGCGCTACCTGTTCGAAGGCGGACAGTGGCTCGCGGTCGGCGCGCCGGTCGAGGTCAGCATCGGCCGCAACGGCGCCGCCTGGGGCCGCGGCCTGCGCGCCGCGCCGGACGACGGCGGCCCGCGCAAGAAAGAAGGCGACGGCCGCGCGCCGGCCGGGCTGTTCGCGGTCGGCACCGCGTTCGGTTACGGCGACAGCGCGCAGACGGCGATGGCGTACGCGCCGATGAGCGCCAGCCACTACTGCATCGACGTGCCCGATTCGCCGCTGTACGACCGCATCGTCGATGCGCGCCAGGTCGGCAGCGAAGCGGTCAAGGGTTCCACCGAGCCGATGCGCCGCGACCTGCACGCCGACGGCGATCCGCGTTATCGCCTGGGTTTCGTGATCGCGCACAACCCCGCGCACATCCCCGGCGCCGGCAGTTGCATCTTCGCCCATTTGTGGCGTACGCCCGGCGAACCGACCGCGGGTTGCACGGCGATGGACGAGGCGGCGATGAACGAGTTGCTGGCGTGGCTGCGGCCGCAGGCGCGGCCGTTGTTCGCGCTGTTGCCGCAGGCGCAGTATCGGGCGGTGTGGAAGGACTGGGGATTGCCGGCGCCGGTTGCGGAGTAA